A stretch of Spirosoma oryzicola DNA encodes these proteins:
- a CDS encoding GDSL-type esterase/lipase family protein, with product MIWYEDEVRQLETKIKSNLSTSDRVVFYGSSSIRLWSTLAQDFPDITALNLGFGGSTLAACAWFFERLVVPANPRCIVFYAGDNDLGDNRHPEEVYLFFCALAEKVRRQLPDTQFYYLSIKLSPARWDIADKIRATNKLIADKINELPNFKTIDMTTALLGTDGKPRREFFQADGLHLTPAGYQVWKQVLQQLQIFNNLFTY from the coding sequence ATGATCTGGTACGAAGACGAAGTTCGACAGCTCGAAACTAAAATTAAGTCTAATCTATCTACGTCGGACCGAGTCGTATTTTACGGCAGTTCGTCTATCCGCCTTTGGTCAACACTGGCGCAGGATTTTCCGGATATCACAGCGCTTAATTTAGGCTTCGGGGGCTCAACACTGGCGGCCTGCGCGTGGTTTTTTGAACGATTGGTCGTTCCCGCTAACCCCAGGTGCATTGTATTTTACGCCGGTGATAACGATCTGGGTGATAATCGCCATCCGGAAGAAGTATACTTGTTTTTCTGCGCACTGGCGGAAAAGGTACGTCGGCAGTTACCCGATACCCAATTTTACTACCTGTCCATAAAACTCAGCCCTGCTCGCTGGGATATTGCCGATAAGATTCGCGCGACCAATAAACTCATTGCCGACAAAATAAATGAGCTGCCAAACTTTAAAACCATTGACATGACAACTGCTTTGTTGGGTACTGATGGTAAGCCACGTCGCGAGTTTTTTCAGGCTGATGGTCTTCACCTTACCCCGGCAGGTTATCAGGTTTGGAAGCAGGTTTTACAGCAATTACAAATCTTTAATAATTTGTTTACGTACTAA
- a CDS encoding TatD family hydrolase, which yields MSFMDSIRGMSFFDMHVHMTSRTTDDYQAMADAGVVAMIEPAFWLGQPRTGVDSFRDYFASLVGWERFRASQFGIRHYCTIGLNSKEANQEELAEQVMEILPLFIYKEGVVGVGEIGFDDQTAAEDKYYRAQLDLAKEAGLPVQIHTPHRDKKQGTSRSMDIALEHGLDPGMVIVDHNNEETVREVLDRGFWAGFTIYPFTKMGNERMVEIVKQYGPERIMINSAADWGISDPLAVPKTAALMKQSGISDEAIRLVTFTNAVTAFAQSGQLSLEELMQPMGIDQSQRYNGSSVLRGGQAPRVDKDSTIIR from the coding sequence ATGAGTTTTATGGATTCCATTCGTGGCATGTCGTTCTTCGATATGCACGTTCACATGACTTCCCGCACGACCGACGATTATCAGGCTATGGCCGATGCCGGTGTTGTCGCCATGATTGAACCCGCATTCTGGCTGGGCCAGCCTCGTACGGGCGTTGATTCGTTCCGGGATTATTTTGCCAGTCTGGTCGGTTGGGAGCGTTTTCGGGCGTCGCAGTTCGGAATCCGCCATTACTGCACAATCGGTCTGAACTCGAAAGAAGCCAATCAGGAAGAACTGGCCGAACAGGTTATGGAAATCCTGCCGTTGTTCATCTATAAAGAAGGCGTGGTCGGTGTGGGCGAAATAGGCTTCGACGATCAGACGGCTGCCGAGGACAAATACTACCGGGCACAACTGGATCTGGCAAAAGAAGCGGGTTTGCCGGTGCAGATACATACCCCGCACCGGGACAAAAAACAAGGTACTAGCCGCAGCATGGACATTGCGCTGGAACACGGACTTGACCCCGGCATGGTCATCGTGGACCACAACAACGAAGAGACGGTGCGTGAGGTACTGGACCGGGGTTTTTGGGCTGGATTCACCATTTACCCGTTTACCAAAATGGGCAACGAGCGTATGGTCGAGATTGTCAAGCAATACGGCCCTGAACGCATTATGATCAACTCGGCTGCCGACTGGGGAATCAGTGATCCGCTGGCCGTACCGAAAACAGCCGCGTTGATGAAACAAAGCGGTATTTCGGACGAAGCGATTCGTCTGGTGACCTTCACCAACGCCGTAACCGCCTTTGCGCAGAGTGGTCAACTAAGCCTTGAAGAACTGATGCAGCCAATGGGCATCGATCAAAGTCAGCGGTACAACGGTAGCTCGGTACTGCGTGGTGGACAGGCACCGAGAGTAGATAAAGACTCAACGATAATCCGATAA
- a CDS encoding esterase family protein, translating to MNREYHKWFSPNLNRDMELLVFGHAGARVLVFPTRRGRFYEYEELGLVSALADRIENGWIQLFCVDSVDRESIYNRYIAPHERIKRHSQYEHYILNEVLPFSRLKNPQPFMISHGCSLGAYHATNIAFRHPQWFGKLVALSGRYDLSAPVAEFRGLFDDYYDENIYFHTPNHFLPNLEEDAILNELRRMQIVMTVGAADPFLNSNCALSETLSLKNVSHEFYIWEGRAHQAEDWHKMVQIYL from the coding sequence ATGAATCGCGAGTATCATAAGTGGTTCAGCCCGAATCTGAACCGCGATATGGAGTTGCTTGTTTTTGGTCATGCAGGAGCTCGCGTTCTGGTCTTCCCGACCCGACGCGGGCGTTTCTATGAATACGAAGAGCTGGGTTTGGTCAGCGCGCTCGCCGACCGGATCGAGAACGGCTGGATTCAGCTGTTCTGCGTTGACAGCGTTGATCGAGAAAGCATTTACAACCGCTACATTGCTCCGCACGAACGCATCAAGCGCCACAGCCAGTACGAACACTACATTCTGAACGAAGTACTACCGTTTTCTCGCCTGAAAAATCCACAGCCGTTCATGATTTCGCACGGATGCAGCCTGGGGGCTTACCATGCTACCAACATTGCGTTTCGGCATCCTCAGTGGTTTGGTAAATTAGTAGCGCTTAGTGGCCGGTATGACTTATCTGCTCCGGTAGCAGAGTTTCGCGGTCTATTCGATGACTACTATGACGAAAATATTTACTTTCACACGCCCAATCATTTTCTGCCGAACCTGGAAGAAGACGCGATTCTAAACGAACTGCGCCGGATGCAGATTGTCATGACGGTTGGGGCCGCCGATCCTTTTTTAAACAGCAACTGCGCCTTGAGCGAAACGCTTTCCTTAAAAAACGTCTCTCACGAATTTTACATATGGGAAGGTCGAGCCCATCAGGCCGAGGATTGGCACAAGATGGTGCAGATATACCTGTAA
- the eboC gene encoding UbiA-like protein EboC (EboC, a homolog the polyprenyltransferase UbiA, belongs to system of proteins involved in the trafficking of precursor metabolites to an extracytoplasmic compartment so that the biosynthesis of certain natural products, such as scytonemin, can be completed.), with the protein MVKALLSLTRPANLVTAIADVLAGMAIAGYFLIPNPPPAPVGWLTLATVCLYGGGVVFNDVFDAELDAIERPERAIPSGLVSKNTATLLGTVLLLVGIIASFMVNQTAGFLALGIAVASLVYDRFGKHHNWLGPVNMGLCRGLNLLLGISVIPEQVMPWAWVGLVPIAYIAAITMISRGEVHGGSPTTLRAAGLLYALVIGCVAALAQQRQQLGTALPFLILFGYYIFPPLWRAVREPVGRNIGMAVRAGVLSLIVMNAAWVAAFASFPLAMLVFCLLPLSRLLAKIFAVT; encoded by the coding sequence ATGGTGAAAGCACTCCTTTCCCTTACCCGTCCTGCCAACCTCGTCACGGCTATAGCTGATGTGTTGGCGGGTATGGCGATTGCGGGGTACTTTCTTATTCCTAATCCCCCGCCAGCTCCGGTAGGCTGGCTTACGCTGGCAACGGTTTGTCTGTACGGCGGTGGCGTCGTTTTCAACGATGTGTTCGACGCCGAACTCGACGCTATTGAACGGCCCGAGCGTGCCATTCCAAGCGGATTGGTCAGCAAAAATACGGCTACCTTATTAGGAACTGTTTTATTGCTCGTCGGAATTATAGCCTCCTTCATGGTCAACCAGACGGCTGGTTTTCTGGCGCTTGGTATCGCTGTCGCATCGCTGGTTTACGATCGGTTTGGCAAGCATCACAACTGGCTGGGACCGGTCAACATGGGTTTGTGCCGGGGCTTAAATTTGTTGTTGGGGATAAGCGTAATTCCTGAGCAGGTAATGCCGTGGGCGTGGGTGGGGCTGGTACCCATCGCGTATATTGCCGCAATCACTATGATCAGTCGCGGTGAAGTACACGGCGGTAGCCCAACTACGCTTCGGGCGGCTGGATTGCTGTATGCGCTGGTTATTGGCTGCGTAGCGGCATTGGCACAACAACGTCAACAGTTAGGAACCGCTTTGCCGTTTCTGATCCTGTTTGGCTATTACATCTTTCCACCACTTTGGCGAGCCGTTCGTGAGCCAGTCGGTCGCAACATCGGTATGGCTGTGCGGGCTGGTGTTTTATCGCTTATTGTGATGAATGCGGCCTGGGTAGCGGCTTTTGCTTCCTTTCCGTTGGCGATGCTGGTGTTCTGCCTGCTACCGCTGTCGAGGTTACTGGCAAAGATCTTTGCCGTAACGTAA
- a CDS encoding Ppx/GppA phosphatase family protein translates to MKQAIIDLGTNTFHLLIVEKNDTGYKTLFRESRPAKIGQAGINQGIITEEGIGRALTVLTYFRHVLDEHRVAPEQVIATGTSAIRVARNQQEFIRRVEQETGIRIQVISGDQEAEYIYKGVRAAGSLDNTTALVIDIGGGSVEFILGNQERIFWKQSFEIGGQRLRERFMTSDPIGPASIRRLHDYFQEQLLPLANAIHQYHPAVLVGSSGSFDTLVDMWFMHEQGRLPDPKQSAFTLPVEEFYRAYELLVTRNHAERMQIPGMIELRVDMIVVAVCLIDYVLKTYAISQIRTSTYSLKEGVLSSLG, encoded by the coding sequence ATGAAACAAGCCATTATCGACTTAGGTACCAATACATTTCATCTGCTGATCGTCGAAAAAAACGATACCGGTTATAAAACGCTGTTCCGCGAAAGCCGTCCGGCCAAAATCGGGCAGGCCGGAATCAACCAGGGGATCATTACCGAAGAAGGAATCGGGCGGGCATTGACCGTACTAACGTATTTCCGGCACGTACTCGATGAACACCGCGTTGCTCCCGAACAGGTCATCGCCACAGGTACGAGTGCGATTCGGGTTGCCCGCAATCAACAGGAGTTTATCCGCCGGGTCGAGCAGGAAACCGGTATTCGGATACAGGTTATTTCGGGTGATCAGGAAGCCGAATACATTTACAAAGGCGTCCGTGCTGCCGGTTCTCTGGATAACACGACGGCGCTGGTTATTGACATTGGCGGAGGAAGCGTAGAATTTATTTTGGGCAATCAAGAGCGCATCTTCTGGAAACAAAGCTTCGAAATCGGTGGCCAACGGCTGCGCGAACGCTTTATGACGAGCGACCCGATTGGCCCGGCCAGCATCCGCCGACTACACGATTATTTTCAGGAGCAGTTACTACCGCTTGCCAACGCCATTCACCAGTATCACCCGGCAGTACTAGTTGGCTCGTCGGGGTCGTTCGATACGCTGGTCGATATGTGGTTCATGCACGAGCAAGGCCGTTTACCCGATCCTAAACAAAGCGCCTTTACCTTACCCGTCGAGGAGTTTTACCGCGCTTACGAACTACTTGTTACCCGCAATCATGCCGAACGTATGCAGATTCCGGGCATGATCGAACTGCGCGTTGATATGATTGTCGTGGCCGTTTGCTTAATTGACTACGTGCTAAAGACCTATGCGATCTCTCAGATTCGAACATCGACGTACTCGCTGAAAGAAGGCGTTTTGAGTAGCTTGGGTTAA
- a CDS encoding tyrosine-type recombinase/integrase, whose product MNQVNPSSDDFLQYIRYEKRLSLHTLTAYAKDMEQFSTFLLAECNVERPEQADYRHIRSWIVSLVEGELDKSSVNRKIATLRCYYGFLLRRKVITLDPMTKVQALKASKRIPVYVEEKPMETLLSDVDFANTFEGIRDKLVLELLYGTGIRLSELTGLKTTDVNLYERTITVLGKRNKHRIIPLTQPLFELIRHYSLLKEETFGGAVDTIYLIVSEKGIAAYPMLIQRIVKRHLDLVTTLEKKSPHVLRHSFATHLLNRGADLNAIKDLLGHSSLAATQIYTHTSLEQLKKTYDQAHPKAK is encoded by the coding sequence ATGAATCAAGTAAATCCCAGTTCAGACGATTTTCTTCAGTACATCCGTTACGAGAAGCGGCTGAGTCTCCATACGCTGACCGCTTACGCGAAGGACATGGAGCAATTCAGTACGTTTCTACTGGCGGAATGCAACGTCGAACGACCCGAACAGGCTGATTATCGGCACATTCGATCCTGGATTGTAAGTCTAGTTGAAGGGGAACTGGATAAATCGTCGGTAAACCGAAAAATCGCTACGCTTCGGTGCTACTACGGATTTCTGTTACGGCGAAAAGTGATCACGCTCGACCCAATGACAAAGGTGCAGGCACTGAAAGCCAGCAAGCGAATTCCGGTCTACGTAGAAGAAAAACCGATGGAAACGCTGCTGAGCGACGTTGACTTTGCAAACACCTTTGAAGGAATACGAGACAAATTAGTGCTTGAATTGCTGTATGGTACAGGAATCCGGCTAAGCGAACTGACAGGTCTCAAAACGACGGATGTAAATCTGTATGAGCGAACGATCACCGTGCTCGGCAAACGCAATAAGCATCGGATTATACCGCTCACCCAGCCCTTGTTCGAACTGATTCGTCACTATAGTTTGCTCAAGGAAGAAACGTTTGGCGGAGCGGTTGATACTATTTATCTAATTGTCAGCGAAAAAGGAATTGCGGCCTACCCGATGCTTATCCAGCGAATTGTTAAGCGGCATCTGGATCTGGTAACCACCCTCGAAAAGAAAAGTCCACACGTTCTCAGGCATTCGTTTGCCACGCATCTGCTTAATCGGGGGGCCGATCTTAACGCCATCAAAGATCTGTTAGGGCACAGTAGTCTGGCCGCTACCCAGATTTACACGCATACCAGCCTGGAACAACTCAAAAAGACGTATGATCAGGCGCACCCGAAAGCCAAGTAA
- a CDS encoding EboA domain-containing protein — MNILQMSETLFYLIEQQANSEKAINYLRQQVDLLQGGTGPSGLHIPVFYRVFTALPRFVGKQPIEVPADLTFALEQLRPGFTVSGWTLDRLARVWWLLQLPADDESLYVKTITELFKAGELNELVALYSALPILAYPDAWRFQATEGIRNNIADVQSAIMLHNPYPADHFDEAAWNQLILKAFFTDKDVTQIIGLNERKNARLAHTLADYAAERRAAGRSLPPHIELLTD, encoded by the coding sequence ATGAATATTCTGCAAATGAGTGAAACGCTGTTCTACCTGATTGAGCAGCAAGCGAATTCTGAAAAGGCAATCAATTACCTGCGGCAACAGGTCGATTTATTACAGGGTGGAACCGGACCGTCAGGTCTACACATACCCGTATTTTACCGAGTCTTTACCGCGTTACCTCGCTTTGTTGGAAAGCAACCCATCGAAGTGCCCGCTGATCTCACCTTTGCATTGGAACAACTACGACCTGGGTTCACCGTATCGGGTTGGACGCTGGATCGACTGGCGCGGGTTTGGTGGCTGCTTCAACTGCCCGCCGACGATGAATCGCTATACGTAAAAACAATCACCGAGTTGTTTAAAGCTGGTGAGCTTAACGAGCTTGTGGCGTTGTATTCTGCATTGCCTATTCTGGCTTATCCGGACGCCTGGCGGTTTCAGGCAACGGAAGGTATCCGCAATAACATTGCCGATGTGCAATCGGCGATCATGCTGCATAATCCGTACCCCGCCGATCATTTTGACGAAGCGGCCTGGAATCAACTGATTTTAAAAGCCTTTTTCACCGATAAAGATGTTACGCAGATTATTGGGTTGAATGAGCGCAAAAACGCCCGACTCGCGCATACGCTGGCTGACTATGCTGCCGAGCGCAGGGCTGCCGGGCGTAGTTTGCCCCCTCATATCGAGTTGTTAACGGATTAG
- a CDS encoding OmpW family outer membrane protein yields MKSILAFVALLSLSTVSWAQVNRDEYAQAFPSPYQQYVTFNIAARYGVSLPMGGQKGYIDRISPANFALEGEWLFPQRFSLGLKSGYQYTQQRLGRQVISYTSGNTVQDISAVQTRTLSIIPAMASVSYYFADNAAAIRPYVQFAGGGAFVNYTNFFGVLSDQKTGFKGAIAPAIGLKYYGRREQGLGAEIQAQYQNVFFNYDQLQNSSPSLMLSVGISYRWY; encoded by the coding sequence ATGAAATCGATCTTAGCATTCGTTGCCCTGCTGTCGTTATCGACAGTAAGCTGGGCACAAGTAAACCGGGATGAGTACGCTCAAGCGTTTCCATCCCCCTATCAGCAATACGTAACGTTTAACATTGCAGCCCGCTACGGTGTATCACTGCCAATGGGTGGTCAGAAAGGCTACATCGACCGTATTTCGCCAGCCAATTTTGCGCTGGAAGGCGAATGGTTATTTCCGCAGCGGTTTTCGCTGGGCTTAAAAAGCGGTTATCAGTACACGCAGCAGCGGCTTGGCCGACAAGTGATTAGCTATACGTCGGGAAATACGGTTCAGGATATTTCGGCGGTTCAAACCCGGACGTTGTCCATTATTCCGGCAATGGCTTCGGTTTCGTATTACTTCGCCGACAATGCAGCCGCTATACGCCCTTACGTACAATTCGCGGGTGGTGGTGCCTTTGTTAATTACACCAATTTTTTCGGGGTACTATCCGATCAAAAGACTGGCTTCAAAGGAGCCATCGCGCCAGCTATCGGTTTGAAATATTATGGTCGACGCGAACAGGGACTTGGGGCGGAAATTCAGGCGCAATACCAGAACGTGTTTTTCAACTACGATCAATTACAGAATAGTAGCCCCTCATTGATGCTGTCAGTGGGTATTTCCTATCGGTGGTATTAG
- a CDS encoding DUF4136 domain-containing protein yields the protein MTTLQQLRKGKWGIYFILLLALGTGLVACNENAVNNLSPADQPVYITNYDRSVNFNQYKTFSLPDSVVIESNTGYQPSLGPLESRFVANVANAMTSRGFQRVNRGQTADVGVAIIRVSNLYTGVGVDPYGYYGGYWGGGYGFGGLGGFGGYSPYYPSYYTYQVADQYWEIQVVDLKNRPAASTGTQQQLNVIFDATVRGSDISTQQDVDAATTAIFNQSPYLQAAR from the coding sequence ATGACAACGCTTCAACAGCTAAGAAAAGGGAAATGGGGCATCTACTTCATTCTGTTACTGGCGCTCGGCACCGGCTTGGTAGCCTGTAATGAGAATGCAGTTAACAATCTGAGCCCTGCCGATCAGCCGGTGTACATCACCAATTACGACCGATCCGTCAATTTTAATCAGTATAAAACGTTCAGCCTGCCCGACTCGGTCGTGATCGAATCGAACACCGGGTATCAGCCTTCGCTGGGTCCGCTGGAAAGCCGTTTTGTAGCGAACGTCGCCAATGCCATGACTAGTCGGGGATTCCAGCGGGTCAACCGGGGCCAGACTGCCGATGTGGGCGTTGCCATCATCCGGGTTAGCAACCTGTACACCGGCGTTGGTGTCGATCCCTACGGCTATTATGGTGGCTACTGGGGCGGTGGCTATGGTTTTGGCGGACTTGGTGGTTTTGGCGGTTATAGTCCGTACTACCCAAGCTACTACACCTATCAGGTAGCCGATCAATACTGGGAAATTCAGGTTGTCGATCTAAAAAACCGTCCAGCAGCCAGCACCGGTACACAACAGCAGCTCAATGTCATTTTTGACGCCACCGTACGTGGTTCGGACATTAGTACTCAGCAAGATGTCGATGCGGCCACAACCGCTATTTTCAACCAATCGCCTTATTTACAGGCAGCCCGATAA
- the rpsU gene encoding 30S ribosomal protein S21 has protein sequence MLIINVKDNESIDKALKRFKKKFEKTGVLRQLRSRTAFQKPSVKRRTEIIKAAYKERMYGNHTEQ, from the coding sequence ATGCTTATCATTAACGTAAAAGACAACGAGTCGATTGACAAGGCCCTCAAACGCTTCAAAAAGAAATTTGAGAAGACGGGCGTGTTACGGCAGTTGCGGTCGCGGACGGCTTTCCAAAAACCGTCGGTAAAGCGTCGCACCGAGATCATCAAAGCCGCTTACAAAGAAAGAATGTACGGCAATCACACCGAGCAATAG
- a CDS encoding amine oxidase, whose protein sequence is MFTTNTFQPKNPFRSFWWAGYECTDQLNCFGNRVDFLPLTGHLQLLGQDYTDLSQFAIRTVREGVRWSQVEKTAYQYDWSVVRQMLEEGHRQGIQQIWDLCHFGYPDDLTPLHPMFARRFAAFSRAFVRFYRDLYPDEELIVTPINEVSFMSWLGGDARGTSPYCTKQGWEVKLGLMRGYIEAIAGMREIDPSIRILTTEPLVHMVPPLNATRKDIMDAAIADENQFQSVDMLAGSIAPELGGKPEYLDMLGFNYYYNNQWINKTGTFLGWNDAIPDSRWVPMRRLLMKAYHRYGKPIVLTETSHPGIDRPVWIEMVGRECAAVIEAGIPLWGVCLYPIIDRPDWDHLDRWHHSGLWDADLSVNPPRRVLYEPYAKSLLKAQGVVADASLLTSQVIAE, encoded by the coding sequence ATGTTCACTACAAACACGTTCCAGCCAAAGAATCCGTTTCGGTCATTCTGGTGGGCTGGTTATGAATGCACCGATCAGCTCAACTGCTTCGGAAATCGGGTTGACTTCTTACCATTGACGGGGCATTTACAGTTATTGGGTCAGGATTATACCGATCTCAGCCAATTCGCTATTCGTACCGTTCGGGAAGGAGTGCGCTGGAGTCAGGTCGAAAAAACAGCCTATCAATACGATTGGAGTGTTGTCCGGCAGATGCTGGAAGAAGGACATCGGCAGGGTATTCAGCAAATCTGGGACTTGTGCCATTTTGGTTACCCCGACGACCTGACGCCCCTTCATCCGATGTTTGCCCGTCGTTTTGCCGCTTTCAGTCGTGCTTTTGTCCGTTTCTACCGCGATCTGTATCCCGATGAAGAACTCATTGTGACGCCGATCAACGAAGTGAGTTTTATGTCCTGGCTCGGAGGAGACGCGCGGGGTACATCGCCTTACTGCACAAAACAGGGCTGGGAAGTGAAGCTCGGACTGATGAGAGGCTATATTGAAGCAATAGCCGGGATGCGTGAGATCGACCCTTCTATTCGTATCCTGACTACCGAGCCGCTGGTGCATATGGTTCCTCCTCTGAACGCGACAAGAAAGGACATTATGGATGCTGCCATTGCCGACGAAAATCAATTTCAGTCGGTCGATATGCTGGCAGGATCGATTGCACCGGAGCTGGGAGGGAAGCCGGAGTATCTTGACATGCTGGGTTTTAACTACTATTATAACAACCAGTGGATCAACAAGACGGGGACGTTTTTGGGCTGGAACGATGCTATTCCCGATTCACGATGGGTTCCGATGCGCCGGTTGCTGATGAAAGCGTATCACCGATATGGTAAACCGATTGTTCTGACCGAGACGAGCCATCCGGGTATTGACCGGCCTGTCTGGATCGAGATGGTCGGACGCGAATGCGCGGCTGTAATTGAAGCGGGCATTCCGCTCTGGGGGGTGTGCCTGTATCCAATCATCGACCGGCCCGACTGGGATCATTTAGACCGGTGGCACCATTCTGGTTTGTGGGATGCTGATTTATCGGTCAATCCACCCAGACGTGTGTTGTACGAACCGTACGCCAAGTCGCTTTTGAAAGCACAGGGTGTCGTTGCTGATGCGTCGTTGCTGACGAGCCAAGTCATTGCCGAATAA
- a CDS encoding 5'-methylthioadenosine/adenosylhomocysteine nucleosidase — MKYTVLLFLFLSQTAFSQQYKPRPITGLLGAFGAEVELVKQTLKNPKTVVVDGVTFTTGRLGKQKVVVAETGIGKVNAAMTTALLLDHFRPERVLFTGIAGGTNPELQPGDIVIAGRTAHHDYGSITDKNTPTRQTRNVITKQFNPVYFPADTSLMRLAEKVVKDIPLEGIPLASGGVSDRPVKVVTGTVVTGDVFVASPIKVSSLRADFGADATEMEGAAIAQVCYQINVPHLIIRSLSDRADAEAHIAFDKFYPTAARNSAKLVIAIVQAL, encoded by the coding sequence ATGAAGTATACCGTACTCCTCTTTCTTTTTCTGTCACAAACCGCCTTTAGTCAACAGTACAAACCACGACCTATAACCGGCTTACTCGGTGCGTTCGGTGCTGAGGTTGAACTAGTCAAACAAACGCTCAAAAATCCAAAAACGGTAGTCGTTGATGGGGTGACGTTCACGACTGGCCGCCTGGGTAAACAGAAAGTTGTCGTGGCCGAAACGGGTATTGGAAAAGTAAACGCGGCTATGACGACCGCTTTATTGCTTGATCATTTCCGGCCCGAGCGTGTATTGTTTACAGGCATTGCGGGGGGCACTAATCCAGAGTTGCAACCGGGTGATATCGTCATTGCTGGTCGTACGGCACATCACGATTACGGGTCAATTACCGATAAAAATACCCCGACCCGTCAGACGCGGAACGTGATTACAAAGCAGTTTAACCCGGTTTATTTTCCGGCGGACACCTCGCTGATGCGATTAGCGGAAAAGGTGGTCAAGGACATTCCCCTCGAAGGAATTCCGCTGGCGTCAGGTGGTGTTTCTGACCGGCCCGTAAAAGTCGTGACGGGTACCGTTGTAACGGGTGATGTGTTTGTGGCATCGCCGATAAAAGTAAGCAGCCTGCGGGCCGACTTCGGGGCCGATGCGACCGAAATGGAAGGTGCAGCTATCGCGCAGGTATGCTATCAAATCAACGTGCCGCACCTGATTATTCGTAGTCTCAGTGATCGGGCCGACGCTGAAGCACACATCGCCTTCGACAAATTTTACCCAACAGCCGCCCGAAATTCAGCCAAACTCGTTATTGCGATCGTACAGGCGTTATAA
- a CDS encoding lipase family protein, which translates to MKQTLTFFAFFLVSTTLFGQKLKPGFEKAEYIELMSVFARQVDTLPPDSPIPKPQRFKFVYRSPVVGLDNRCDLWTSADSVAVISIRGTTLDPVGWLENFYAAMVPAKGQLVLSNDYKFDYQLAEHPQAAVHIGWLIGTAFLAQNILPRLDSCIRAGVTNFYIMGHSQGGAIGYLMTSHLKQLQKQGKIPATVRFKTYCSAAPKPGNLFYAYEYEALTAGGWAFNVVNSADWVPETPITIQTIDDFNQTNPFSNIPALLKKQKFPRNLALKYVFNKLSKPARKAQKNYQKYLGSFASRYVKTNLKEYIPPTFYQSSHYVRTGSFVVLLADEAYHKKYPDNKKTIFVHHLLGPYLYLASKLP; encoded by the coding sequence ATGAAACAAACGCTTACGTTTTTTGCATTTTTCCTGGTATCGACTACCTTATTTGGGCAAAAACTTAAACCGGGCTTCGAGAAAGCGGAATACATCGAGCTGATGAGCGTATTTGCCCGGCAAGTGGACACCTTGCCGCCAGATAGCCCGATTCCAAAACCACAGCGGTTCAAGTTTGTGTATCGTTCGCCGGTGGTGGGTCTTGACAACCGGTGTGACTTATGGACATCGGCTGATTCCGTAGCGGTTATCAGCATCCGCGGAACCACACTCGACCCTGTCGGTTGGTTGGAGAACTTCTACGCAGCCATGGTGCCAGCCAAAGGGCAGTTGGTTTTATCGAACGATTATAAGTTTGATTATCAACTGGCCGAACATCCGCAGGCTGCGGTACATATTGGCTGGCTTATTGGAACCGCTTTTCTGGCGCAGAACATACTACCCCGGCTTGATTCATGTATTCGAGCCGGGGTAACCAATTTTTACATCATGGGGCATAGCCAGGGGGGAGCCATCGGGTATCTGATGACATCTCATCTGAAGCAGTTGCAGAAGCAGGGAAAGATACCCGCCACGGTTCGGTTCAAGACCTATTGCAGTGCTGCGCCCAAGCCCGGTAATTTGTTTTATGCGTACGAATACGAAGCCCTGACCGCTGGGGGCTGGGCGTTCAACGTGGTCAATTCAGCCGATTGGGTTCCCGAAACACCGATTACAATTCAGACGATTGACGATTTCAATCAAACCAACCCATTCTCCAACATCCCCGCTTTACTCAAAAAGCAGAAGTTTCCCCGGAATCTGGCGTTAAAATACGTCTTTAACAAGCTGTCTAAACCAGCACGTAAGGCGCAAAAAAATTACCAGAAGTACCTGGGTAGCTTTGCCAGTCGGTACGTAAAAACAAACTTGAAAGAGTACATTCCGCCCACGTTTTACCAATCCAGCCATTACGTCCGAACGGGGTCATTCGTAGTGCTGCTGGCCGACGAAGCGTATCATAAAAAATACCCCGATAACAAGAAAACGATCTTCGTGCACCATCTGCTGGGGCCTTATCTGTACCTCGCTTCTAAGTTACCGTGA